The following are encoded in a window of Arthrobacter antioxidans genomic DNA:
- a CDS encoding Trp biosynthesis-associated membrane protein encodes MSAAGRPAAGRPAAGRFTRRGVVVLGIVVLALLAFGATTQTWLTVRLPQDAVQTPDLAIAGSDAATPVTAFALVALAAALAVSIAGRVARWIIAVILVLSGVGITMSSAAVALDPSSAAEPAIGTAIGVSGLAGADAVPTAMPWVAAAAGVLLVLAAAWVVLAGRTWGINRRYDAGASRTAHASPERAPADAPAPSTGDVPPGVVPDDARADADADAPTAPPGGAPDAAVNPTMDPGPAPDAESGSTTDEPAPDPDGRRSAQQARGSAHADEIDSWDELSRGNDPTR; translated from the coding sequence GTGAGCGCCGCCGGTCGCCCCGCCGCGGGTCGCCCCGCCGCGGGTCGCTTCACGCGTCGCGGCGTCGTCGTGCTGGGAATCGTGGTGCTCGCGCTGCTCGCCTTCGGGGCGACGACGCAGACCTGGCTCACGGTGCGCCTGCCCCAGGACGCCGTCCAGACCCCCGACCTCGCCATCGCCGGCAGCGATGCGGCGACGCCCGTGACGGCGTTCGCCCTCGTGGCACTGGCCGCGGCCCTCGCCGTCTCGATCGCAGGGCGCGTGGCCCGCTGGATCATCGCCGTCATCCTCGTGCTCTCCGGGGTAGGGATCACGATGTCCAGCGCTGCGGTGGCCCTCGATCCCTCCTCGGCCGCCGAGCCGGCCATCGGGACGGCGATCGGCGTCAGCGGCCTCGCCGGCGCCGACGCGGTCCCCACGGCGATGCCCTGGGTCGCCGCCGCGGCCGGGGTCCTCCTCGTGCTCGCGGCCGCCTGGGTGGTGCTCGCCGGGCGCACCTGGGGCATCAACCGGCGGTACGACGCCGGTGCGTCCCGCACGGCCCACGCCTCGCCGGAACGCGCGCCGGCGGACGCACCCGCGCCGTCGACGGGCGATGTGCCGCCCGGCGTCGTGCCCGACGACGCGCGGGCGGACGCCGACGCGGACGCCCCCACCGCACCGCCGGGGGGCGCCCCGGACGCCGCCGTGAACCCGACCATGGATCCCGGCCCCGCACCCGATGCCGAGTCGGGCTCCACGACCGACGAGCCGGCCCCCGACCCGGACGGGCGGCGGTCGGCGCAGCAGGCGCGGGGGAGCGCCCACGCCGACGAGATCGACAGCTGGGACGAGCTCTCGCGCGGCAACGACCCGACGCGCTGA
- a CDS encoding HGxxPAAW family protein — protein MASETSASATRNTPATHAQMGDETIGHGNSPAAWTCVLIMLVGAAIASFAYILASTEGNHDFGTLLFWGGIGVMFVGLIVGFIMRKIGYGVGGSKLKNNGH, from the coding sequence ATGGCATCCGAGACCAGCGCCAGCGCCACCCGCAACACCCCGGCGACCCACGCCCAGATGGGTGACGAGACGATCGGCCACGGCAACAGCCCCGCCGCGTGGACCTGCGTGCTGATCATGCTGGTGGGTGCGGCGATCGCCTCCTTCGCCTACATCCTCGCGAGCACCGAGGGCAACCACGACTTCGGCACCCTCCTGTTTTGGGGCGGCATCGGCGTCATGTTCGTCGGCCTGATCGTCGGTTTCATCATGCGCAAGATCGGCTACGGCGTCGGTGGATCGAAGCTCAAGAACAACGGCCACTAG
- the trpC gene encoding indole-3-glycerol phosphate synthase TrpC, which yields MTVLDDIIDGVREDLAERRRALPLDDVRTAALAAPAPLDAFEALGAGHGGAVAVIAEVKRSSPSKGALADIADPAALAARYEQGGAAVISVLTEQRRFGGSLADLDAVRSAVALPVLRKDFTVDEYQIWEARAHGADVVLLIVAALTDEELGTFLALTAELGMHAIVETHTADEVRRAVAAGAAIIGVNVRNLKTLDLHRGVFAELAHLIPSGTVVIAESGVRDASDVADYAAGGAHAVLVGEALVRHSDPAATIDEFMRAGRDAWRAMDTPAHG from the coding sequence ATGACGGTCCTCGACGACATCATCGACGGCGTCCGCGAGGACCTCGCGGAGCGCCGACGCGCGCTGCCGCTCGACGACGTGCGCACGGCCGCCCTCGCAGCCCCCGCGCCGCTCGATGCGTTCGAGGCCCTCGGGGCCGGACACGGCGGAGCCGTGGCGGTCATCGCCGAGGTGAAACGCAGCAGTCCGTCCAAGGGAGCCCTCGCTGACATCGCGGACCCGGCCGCCCTGGCCGCCCGCTACGAGCAGGGGGGCGCGGCCGTCATCTCCGTGCTGACCGAGCAGCGGCGCTTCGGCGGATCGCTCGCCGACCTCGACGCCGTCCGCTCGGCGGTGGCCCTCCCCGTGCTCCGCAAGGATTTCACGGTGGACGAGTACCAGATCTGGGAGGCGCGCGCCCACGGCGCCGACGTCGTCCTGCTCATCGTCGCGGCACTCACCGACGAGGAGCTGGGCACGTTCCTCGCGCTCACTGCGGAACTCGGGATGCACGCGATCGTCGAGACGCACACCGCCGACGAGGTGCGCCGGGCCGTGGCCGCCGGTGCCGCGATCATCGGCGTCAACGTGCGCAACCTGAAGACCCTGGACCTCCACCGCGGCGTCTTCGCGGAACTGGCGCACCTCATCCCGTCCGGGACGGTCGTCATCGCCGAATCGGGTGTCCGTGACGCCTCCGACGTCGCCGACTACGCTGCCGGCGGGGCGCACGCCGTCCTGGTGGGGGAGGCACTGGTCCGCCACAGCGACCCCGCGGCGACCATCGACGAGTTCATGCGCGCCGGCCGGGACGCGTGGCGGGCCATGGACACGCCGGCACACGGCTGA
- the trpB gene encoding tryptophan synthase subunit beta, which produces MHQDTGPEGTGVRAGDAIDAGAAEAFLSHDESLRHAPGPYFGSYGGRWMPESLIAALDELQDTFEKAKADPEFTAQVAELNRNYAGRPSLLTEAQRFAEHCGGVRVFLKREDLNHTGSHKINNVLGQALIAKRMGKTRVIAETGAGQHGVASATAAALLGLECVVYMGAEDTRRQALNVARMQLLGATVIPVTNGSQTLKDAINEALRDWVANVGTTHYLLGTAAGAHPFPSMVRYFHEVIGDEAREQILEQTGKLPDAVCACVGGGSNAIGMFHGFLDDREVALYGFEAGGDGVETGRHAATITLGRPGVLHGARSYLMQDEDGQTMESHSISAGLDYPGVGPEHAYLADIGRAHYEPITDAEAMEAFKILSQAEGIIPAIETAHALAGAMKVGQRLAADLGPGEKASDRIVVVNLSGRGDKDVATAAEYFDLLPDDSAEQEIAQEGEQL; this is translated from the coding sequence ATGCACCAGGACACGGGCCCCGAAGGCACGGGCGTCCGAGCAGGGGACGCCATCGACGCCGGGGCGGCCGAGGCCTTCCTCAGCCACGACGAGAGCCTCCGCCACGCCCCCGGTCCCTACTTCGGCTCCTACGGCGGGCGGTGGATGCCCGAGTCGCTCATCGCCGCGCTCGACGAGCTGCAGGACACCTTCGAGAAGGCCAAGGCCGACCCCGAGTTCACGGCGCAGGTCGCCGAGCTCAACAGGAACTACGCCGGCCGGCCGTCCCTGCTGACCGAGGCGCAGCGCTTCGCGGAGCACTGCGGCGGCGTGCGCGTGTTCCTCAAGCGCGAGGACCTCAACCACACGGGCTCGCACAAGATCAACAACGTGCTGGGCCAGGCCCTGATCGCCAAGCGCATGGGCAAGACCCGCGTGATCGCCGAGACCGGAGCCGGCCAGCACGGCGTGGCCAGCGCGACGGCGGCAGCCCTCCTCGGGCTCGAGTGCGTCGTCTACATGGGCGCGGAGGACACCCGCCGCCAGGCCCTCAACGTCGCGCGCATGCAGCTGCTCGGCGCGACGGTCATCCCCGTGACCAACGGCTCCCAGACCCTGAAGGACGCCATCAACGAGGCCCTGCGCGACTGGGTGGCGAACGTCGGGACCACACACTACCTGCTCGGTACCGCGGCGGGCGCCCACCCCTTCCCGTCCATGGTCCGGTACTTCCACGAGGTCATCGGCGACGAGGCGCGGGAGCAGATCCTCGAGCAGACGGGCAAGCTCCCCGACGCCGTCTGTGCGTGCGTCGGCGGCGGCTCGAACGCCATCGGCATGTTCCACGGTTTCCTCGACGACCGCGAGGTGGCCCTGTACGGCTTCGAGGCCGGCGGCGACGGCGTGGAGACCGGCCGCCACGCGGCCACGATCACGCTGGGACGCCCGGGCGTGCTGCACGGTGCGCGCTCCTACCTCATGCAGGACGAGGACGGCCAGACGATGGAGTCCCACTCCATCTCCGCGGGCCTGGACTACCCGGGCGTCGGCCCCGAGCACGCCTACCTCGCCGACATCGGACGGGCGCACTACGAGCCCATCACCGACGCCGAGGCGATGGAGGCCTTCAAGATCCTCAGCCAGGCCGAGGGGATCATCCCGGCCATCGAGACCGCACACGCCCTCGCCGGTGCCATGAAGGTGGGGCAGCGCCTCGCGGCGGACCTCGGGCCGGGGGAGAAGGCCTCGGACAGGATCGTCGTCGTCAACCTCTCGGGCCGCGGCGACAAGGACGTGGCGACCGCCGCGGAGTACTTCGACCTCCTCCCGGACGACAGTGCCGAGCAGGAAATCGCCCAGGAGGGAGAGCAGCTGTGA